A stretch of the Pongo pygmaeus isolate AG05252 chromosome 16, NHGRI_mPonPyg2-v2.0_pri, whole genome shotgun sequence genome encodes the following:
- the LOC129026620 gene encoding multiple C2 and transmembrane domain-containing protein 2-like isoform X2, translated as MGPAFVILSDLELNRTTEHILRLEDPNSLEDDMGVIILNLNLVVKQGDFKRHSSLICNLRLSESLKRNQLWNGIIIITLLEGKTVSGGSMTEIFVQLKLGDQRMGILDIEVWREDSKKHEESLGRCKVDISTPPLKQANCLELLLDSCLGTAKESRLPSHRVPLCGPVWSAAAPS; from the exons ATGGGTCCTGCATTTGTCATTCTCAGTGATCTTGAGCTTAACAG AACAACTGAACATATTTTAAGACTGGAAGATCCAAACAGTTTAGAAGATGACATGGGAGTGATCATCTTAAATTTGAACCTAGTGGTAAAACAGGGTGATTTCAAGAGACAT TCCTCTTTGATATGCAACCTACGGCTCTCTGAGTCCTTGAAAAGAAACCAGCTCTGGAACGGGATTATAATTATAACTTTGTTGGAAGGGAAGACTGTCTCAGGAGGAAGCATGACAGAAATCTTTGTCCAGTTAAAACTGGGAGATCAGAG GATGGGCATTTTGGACATTGAAGTGTGGAGAGAGGACAGTAAAAAGCATGAGGAAAGTCTGGGCAG GTGTAAAGTGGATATCTCCACACCCCCTCTGAAGCAAGCCAACTGCCTGGAGCTGCTGCTGGACAGCTGTCTGGGGACAGCGAAAGAAAGCAGATTACCCAGCCATAG agtccctctctgtggcccagtctggagtgcagcagcgccatcatag